Genomic DNA from Syntrophobacterales bacterium:
CAGTTATTGTTCCACTCTTCCACTATAAACGCGTGCTTAACCACTTTCGCTTGTCCACTGTCTATGCCCACTACATCAAAACGAATCTTCTTATCCAGACATTTGTGGTCCTTAAGGTAGTACGTGGCGGACCGGACCATATGCTGTCTCTTTTTCTTGTCGATGGCAAAAAGAGATTCGCCGAAGGTCGAAGAGTTTCTATTTTTTACCTCCACAAAAACCAGGCAGTCTCCGTCTTCCGCGATAATATCAATCTCGCCCAAGAAGCTCCTGTAATTTCGTTCTATTATTTTATAGCCCCTGTGCTTCAACAGGGCAATGGCTGTGTCTTCTCCCTCTCGGCCTGTTTCTTTCTTATTTGGCACAATATTCCTTTACACCTCGGAATGTCTTCCTGTGTATGGGCAGGACGCCGTAATCTCCGATAGCTTTTTTGTGTTCCTTAGTGGGATACCCTTTGTGCTGCTTGAAATTGTATCGGGGATAGATATGGTGGTAGACCTCCATTATGGAGTCACGCACTACTTTGGCGATGATGGAAGCGCTCGCAATAAAGAAACACTTCCGGTCGCCTTTTACAATCGGTTTTCCATTGGGGAAATTTTTTATGCCCACATTGCCGTCGATAAGGAGGAGGTCTGGGGACCGGACGCATGCGTTTTGTACTGCCCGCTCCATAGAAAGAAGACTTGCCCTCAGGATATTTATCTTGTCGATTTCTTTGTGGGTTGCAATTCCTACACCTATGGCGTAGGCATGTTCCGCGATCCACGGAAACAATTCCAACCTCTGCTTCTCGCTCAGGAGTTTCGAATCTTTGACATTTCTTCTGCTTTCAGGCATCCCTTTCCATACTACACAGGACGAAACCACAGGACCAGCAAGAGGCGCCCGCCCCGCTTCATCTACTGCTCCTATCAGGCCTGTAAGCAGACAGCAACCCATTACACCCGTTTTTCTTTAAGTTTTGCCGCCTTGCCTCGCAGATTCCTCAGGTAATAAAGTTTAGACCTTCTTATTTTACTTTTGCTCAAAACATCTATCTTGTCGATAAGGGGTGAGTTTACGGGAAATGTCTTTTCTATGCCCACGCCGTATGAGACTTTCCTGACCGTGAAAGTTGCTCTCGTATTTCCGCCTCTTTTCCTGATGACCACCCCTTCAAACATCTGGATTCTCTCTTTATCCCCTTCAAATATCTTCGTGTAGACTTTCACATTATCGCCCACGCCGATCTCAGGCAAGTCAAGCCTCATATGTTCTTTTTCTATCAAATCAATTATCTCGTTCATCCCATCCTC
This window encodes:
- a CDS encoding YraN family protein, whose protein sequence is MPNKKETGREGEDTAIALLKHRGYKIIERNYRSFLGEIDIIAEDGDCLVFVEVKNRNSSTFGESLFAIDKKKRQHMVRSATYYLKDHKCLDKKIRFDVVGIDSGQAKVVKHAFIVEEWNNN
- a CDS encoding ribonuclease HII encodes the protein MGCCLLTGLIGAVDEAGRAPLAGPVVSSCVVWKGMPESRRNVKDSKLLSEKQRLELFPWIAEHAYAIGVGIATHKEIDKINILRASLLSMERAVQNACVRSPDLLLIDGNVGIKNFPNGKPIVKGDRKCFFIASASIIAKVVRDSIMEVYHHIYPRYNFKQHKGYPTKEHKKAIGDYGVLPIHRKTFRGVKEYCAK
- the rplS gene encoding 50S ribosomal protein L19; protein product: MNEIIDLIEKEHMRLDLPEIGVGDNVKVYTKIFEGDKERIQMFEGVVIRKRGGNTRATFTVRKVSYGVGIEKTFPVNSPLIDKIDVLSKSKIRRSKLYYLRNLRGKAAKLKEKRV